The genomic DNA CGATTGCCTGGTGCGGGCGGCGGGGATCGAACCCGCACAGCCAAGGCCGAGGGATTTTAAGTCCCTTGCGTCTACCAGTTTCGCCACGCCCGCATACAGCCTAGATCAAACACTCAGGTCAAACAGTCAAGGGTGATCGGGGGTTTCGGGGTGGACAACGCGCTTAGGCGCGCTGTTCTCTCGTCTTCATGAAAGTGAAGACGGCCGCGGCAATCAGCGCCCCAAGGCCGTAGACGATAAGCGCGTCGACAAACGGCCAGCCCGAATTGAACGAGTAGATGGCGGGTGCGGGAAACAACAGAACCGCCAAACCCGCGAGGCGCGAGGAAAAGACGCTCAAAGCCGAAACCTTCCTCAGCAGCCATCCAATGAGCATGCCCACCACCACCATCGATATCGCTGAAAACAAGCGCCAACATTGGTTCCCCTCATCTAAGCCACCATGGGGACGATAAGCTGACTCGTGTATCATCGATACGGATCATCTTATAGTTGCAATCGACTTGGCGCTTGCGGACGACAGTCAAGCCTTCAGTGTCAAGCGCTCAAGGACCGTGCCCAACCCGCCGAGATCCGCAATCTCGCGAAAACGCGGATGGTCCTCCGGCTTATCGTGGTGTTCGAACGACCAGGTAAGCGCGTGCGGGACATAGACACCCCAGCTTCCGGCACCGAGTGCAGGCACAATATCCGACTTCAGCGAATTGCCGACCATCATGCTTTTCAGCGCTCCATCGCCGTGACGTTTGAAGATGCGCTCGTAGGTGGCGACGGTCTTGTCGCTGACGATCTCGACGGCGTTGAAATAGTCGCCAAGGCCGGAGGCGGCGAGCTTGCGCTCCTGGTCGAAGAGATCGCCCTTGGTGATCATGACAAGTCGAAAATGGCCGTGAAGCGCCTCGAGGGTTTCCTTGACATGCGGCAGCGGCTCGACCGGGTGCACGAGCATGTCGCGCCCAACGGCGAGGATTTCTGCGATGACCGAGGAGGGGACTTTGCCACCGGTAACGTCAACGGCGGTTTCGACCATGGAGAGCACGAAGCCCTTGATGCCGAAGCCGTAGAGCCCAAGGTTGCGCTTCTCTGCGGCAAGCAGCCGGTCGGAGAGATGTTCGGTGTCGGTGTGCGGCCTCAGAAGCTCGGCGAAGCGCGCTTCCGTCAGCCGGAA from Ensifer adhaerens includes the following:
- a CDS encoding HAD family hydrolase, which gives rise to MPHTVTTVGFDADDTLWQNEQFFRLTEARFAELLRPHTDTEHLSDRLLAAEKRNLGLYGFGIKGFVLSMVETAVDVTGGKVPSSVIAEILAVGRDMLVHPVEPLPHVKETLEALHGHFRLVMITKGDLFDQERKLAASGLGDYFNAVEIVSDKTVATYERIFKRHGDGALKSMMVGNSLKSDIVPALGAGSWGVYVPHALTWSFEHHDKPEDHPRFREIADLGGLGTVLERLTLKA